One segment of Akkermansiaceae bacterium DNA contains the following:
- a CDS encoding polyphosphate polymerase domain-containing protein has protein sequence MFHRVDRTEFKFLIPLGMRDEVVEEVEKHTGFDKEAGGSSQYPIISQYYDNALRDCYWEKQRGQKSRRKLRIRVYGSNCGKMPPTTFIEVKHKHYGRGVKRRLRLPMEDALELAEGETSKMLVDGGRLSRYERMVVDEIVGLVKSRDFQFLCTMRYDRQAFVGGDDAPDLRVTFDTGIACRFEQLDLQANDQRFEHYLIPDDQCIMEVKTNTVIPYWLRNLIGSKKLVRRSYSKFCTALEKHDPVVREALYGPNSVPFPRPGDVAVAQRSQVTKDKSKARR, from the coding sequence ATGTTTCACAGAGTTGACAGGACTGAGTTTAAATTCCTCATACCTCTAGGAATGAGGGATGAAGTCGTCGAGGAGGTGGAAAAGCACACTGGCTTCGACAAAGAAGCTGGAGGGAGTTCGCAATACCCGATTATCAGCCAGTATTACGACAACGCCCTGCGTGATTGCTACTGGGAAAAACAACGGGGGCAGAAAAGTCGGCGCAAGCTCAGGATCCGCGTCTATGGTTCTAACTGCGGTAAAATGCCGCCGACAACCTTTATCGAAGTAAAGCACAAGCACTACGGTCGCGGTGTCAAGCGTCGGTTACGTTTACCCATGGAGGATGCCCTCGAGCTTGCGGAAGGGGAGACATCAAAAATGCTTGTCGATGGAGGCAGGTTGTCACGATACGAGCGGATGGTGGTGGATGAAATCGTTGGTTTGGTGAAGAGCCGGGACTTTCAGTTCCTCTGCACCATGAGGTATGACCGACAGGCTTTTGTAGGGGGCGATGATGCTCCTGACCTTCGGGTTACTTTTGATACCGGCATAGCGTGTCGATTTGAGCAGCTTGATCTACAGGCCAACGATCAACGGTTTGAACACTACCTGATTCCAGACGACCAGTGTATCATGGAGGTAAAAACGAATACCGTGATTCCATACTGGTTACGCAACCTGATCGGGTCCAAAAAACTGGTGCGCCGCAGTTATAGCAAATTCTGCACCGCGCTTGAGAAGCATGACCCGGTTGTGCGGGAAGCTTTATACGGCCCCAATTCAGTTCCATTCCCCCGTCCAGGGGATGTGGCCGTTGCGCAACGATCCCAGGTGACGAAAGATAAAAGCAAAGCCAGACGCTAA
- a CDS encoding TonB-dependent receptor, whose protein sequence is MDTTKKSRIWRSIGASVPVLCSVGITYADQLPETVISASRTEELLKDSPYSVAVIGADELLAGAIRTLPEALKNTPGVMIQKTTHGHGSPYIRGFTGRHNLLLVDGVRINNSTFRSGPVQYWNTVDSSAIDRLELVKGQGAVLYGSDAVGGTLNTLTRSSRFRAFGDGWFNENTASYRFDTNSRSQVGRLESAFGQGGKWGILLGVTTKDFGDIKDSAVGRMKNTGYDELDLDFRFDLAISKETTLTLAHHLVDQDDVWRWHSTIYNPGWNHDGHAVTAGSYNARIFDQERSLTYLKLAGGTGEGWLKQWSATLSYQKSQESEFQDRSPTDIRQQTTDVQTWGLGLQMESDLGAGSLLYGLDYYHDEVDSWGSRTGKDPRTQRPVADDSTYDLLGVFAQYRWTPLVRLPKLETTLGTRYTHADAHLGKNYDASSAQDLSADKDWNNWVVSGRALYHLNDCWNLFAGVSQGFRAPNLNDLSGNLTSRSGLTSLGSLDLEPEKFLTYELGGRYETDRTRLMASVYFTEIESVITGVPATAGSSTSVTTNGQDGQVYGVEAQGEFDLTDNWQLALQASWQEGDTRSSTFVGGPESEEYISRLAPLMGSLSLRWTHPGERFWIEGRVSAAAKADKLSQSDQGDTQRIPTGGTPGYVTASLYAGWQATDDLLLTLGLENLTDEDYRIHGSGQNEAGMNAVLGARLKF, encoded by the coding sequence ATGGATACCACAAAAAAATCACGCATTTGGCGGTCAATCGGAGCCTCTGTGCCTGTGCTGTGCAGTGTCGGCATAACATATGCAGACCAGCTTCCCGAGACGGTGATCTCGGCGAGCAGGACGGAAGAACTGCTGAAGGACTCTCCCTACAGCGTCGCTGTGATCGGGGCGGACGAGCTATTGGCCGGAGCGATCCGGACCTTGCCCGAGGCTTTGAAAAACACACCGGGGGTGATGATCCAAAAAACAACCCACGGCCATGGCTCACCGTATATACGTGGTTTTACGGGGCGACACAACTTGCTGCTGGTCGATGGTGTCAGGATCAATAACTCCACCTTCCGCAGTGGCCCGGTGCAGTACTGGAACACGGTGGATAGCTCTGCGATCGACCGACTCGAACTGGTCAAAGGACAGGGGGCGGTGCTCTACGGATCAGATGCGGTGGGTGGCACGCTGAACACACTCACCCGGTCATCGCGGTTCCGCGCATTTGGGGATGGATGGTTTAATGAAAACACAGCGAGCTATCGATTTGATACCAATAGCCGGAGCCAGGTCGGGCGGCTTGAAAGCGCCTTTGGCCAAGGTGGCAAGTGGGGGATTCTGCTGGGGGTGACCACCAAGGATTTTGGCGACATCAAAGACTCCGCCGTAGGGAGGATGAAAAACACCGGCTACGATGAACTCGATCTGGATTTCCGCTTTGACCTCGCTATTTCCAAGGAAACCACACTCACGCTCGCACATCACCTCGTTGACCAGGATGATGTCTGGCGGTGGCACTCCACCATCTACAACCCCGGCTGGAATCACGATGGCCACGCTGTAACAGCTGGCAGCTATAACGCCCGCATTTTCGACCAGGAACGGTCACTGACCTATCTGAAACTCGCTGGCGGGACAGGCGAGGGATGGTTGAAACAGTGGTCGGCAACCTTGTCCTATCAGAAATCCCAGGAATCGGAATTCCAGGATCGCAGCCCGACCGATATCAGGCAGCAAACCACCGATGTGCAAACATGGGGGCTTGGCTTGCAAATGGAATCGGATCTCGGTGCCGGAAGCCTGCTCTATGGGCTGGACTACTATCACGACGAAGTCGATTCATGGGGCTCTCGCACAGGCAAGGATCCCCGGACACAGCGCCCGGTGGCAGACGATTCAACTTACGACTTGTTAGGAGTTTTTGCCCAGTACCGATGGACCCCGCTCGTTCGCTTGCCCAAGCTGGAAACCACTCTCGGCACCCGCTACACCCATGCCGATGCCCATCTCGGAAAAAACTATGATGCATCGTCGGCTCAAGACCTCTCAGCCGACAAGGATTGGAACAACTGGGTTGTAAGTGGTCGGGCACTCTATCACCTCAACGACTGCTGGAATCTGTTTGCCGGTGTATCCCAGGGCTTCAGGGCACCTAACCTCAACGACCTCAGTGGAAACCTGACCAGTCGATCCGGCCTGACATCGTTAGGTTCGTTGGATTTGGAGCCTGAGAAATTCCTGACCTACGAACTGGGTGGTCGGTATGAAACAGACCGCACCCGTCTCATGGCATCCGTTTATTTCACTGAAATCGAAAGTGTGATCACCGGAGTTCCTGCCACTGCGGGCAGCAGCACCAGCGTTACCACCAACGGCCAGGACGGGCAAGTTTACGGAGTGGAAGCCCAGGGGGAGTTTGATCTAACCGACAACTGGCAGTTGGCGCTTCAAGCCTCGTGGCAAGAGGGCGACACGCGCTCCAGTACATTCGTCGGTGGCCCTGAATCGGAAGAATACATTTCCCGTCTCGCGCCTTTGATGGGCTCCCTGTCGTTACGCTGGACCCATCCTGGCGAGCGGTTCTGGATTGAAGGCCGGGTCAGCGCAGCGGCGAAAGCGGATAAGCTATCCCAAAGCGACCAGGGAGACACCCAACGCATCCCGACCGGAGGAACTCCCGGCTATGTCACCGCCTCCCTCTACGCAGGCTGGCAAGCCACCGATGACCTGCTGCTAACACTCGGTCTGGAAAACCTCACCGATGAAGACTACCGCATCCATGGATCGGGGCAAAACGAGGCAGGCATGAATGCCGTCCTCGGCGCGAGGCTGAAGTTTTGA
- a CDS encoding insulinase family protein, translated as MKLPHHLILSLGAAVLGASTLLTVSCREKPTAAKTDTAPEASPALSEPATGKLPAKDRPWAQENSDIKSDPKVTYGRLPNGMRYILMPNQDPPGRVSMRLHIAAGSLMERDDQRGVAHFLEHMVFNGSKNFPDASKLVPEMQRLGIAFGAHANAYTSFDETVYMLDLPNNKADTLKLGFDVMRDFGDGAFLRESEIDKERGVIIAEKTSRDSVQMRLMEKQFDALLPDALLAKRFPIGTEEIITSAPRTAFTDFYSQYYAPSRMTFIYTGDFDVKDAEKRIISTFESMENPSVLGADPVLGTIPSNHGFKTLTLADKEVATTDLGLNVFKPFEKKADTKANRGEQLPLALANAILSRRFSILSKKEDSPISGGDAYAQNLFKFIKLGGISVNAKDHNWKAALPVLEQELRRAIQHGFTSAELEEVKANLINAYEQAVKAAPSRKTNDLASSLAKHVHNDAVFSTPEDDLAILRDNISTVTAETCHAALKDFWDTEDITLVLTTNAAEPDTDTLLANLYKESQNVAVKAPEKKESVSFAYTDFGAAGQITKNVHIKDLDFTQVTFHNGCRCNIKKTDFDKNSISLSTRVGAGKLTMPKDKPGLEMFASSIFSAGGLGKHSADDLERILAGRNAGIQFQVGEDSFDLSGTTTPEDLELQLQLLCAYLTDPGLRPEGERMFKAQLPAIYSQMKHTPAGSQAKMSALLRGNDPRFIFPTLEQATALTTDDVRSWVAPALKNDYLELSIVGDLDIDTVMPILARTIGALPKRADSKPDYADLRTLANLPTPPLEKQYTFESRIPTGLALVVWKSTGLDEASIGTTRRMGVLSSILSNRMREKIREELGEAYSPGAGFQPSDTYKDLGYMLAYSPGKPDQAERVGKIIIEIGDKLATEGCTQDELNRALAPKISELSKTLRQNSYWLGTVMLQSQEQPYRLDWARQRDADYKAVTLEEINALAKQYLGKDNTFRFEIIPVENKGE; from the coding sequence ATGAAGTTGCCACACCACCTTATCTTATCGCTTGGTGCCGCCGTCCTTGGCGCATCCACCCTGCTCACCGTATCCTGTCGGGAAAAGCCGACCGCCGCTAAGACCGACACCGCACCCGAGGCCTCGCCGGCACTATCCGAGCCCGCCACCGGCAAGCTCCCCGCCAAAGACCGTCCGTGGGCACAAGAAAACAGTGATATCAAATCCGATCCCAAGGTTACCTACGGTCGGCTCCCCAACGGCATGCGCTACATCCTCATGCCGAACCAGGACCCTCCGGGCCGTGTCAGCATGCGGCTCCACATTGCCGCCGGTTCACTGATGGAGCGCGACGATCAACGGGGTGTCGCCCACTTCCTTGAGCACATGGTTTTTAATGGATCCAAGAATTTCCCCGACGCCAGCAAACTCGTCCCCGAGATGCAACGCCTGGGTATCGCCTTTGGTGCGCACGCCAATGCCTACACCTCGTTTGACGAAACCGTCTACATGCTCGACCTCCCTAACAATAAAGCCGACACCCTGAAGCTGGGTTTCGATGTGATGCGTGATTTCGGTGATGGTGCCTTCCTCCGGGAGTCGGAAATCGATAAAGAGCGTGGCGTGATCATCGCCGAGAAAACCTCCCGTGACTCCGTACAGATGCGACTCATGGAAAAGCAGTTTGATGCCCTGCTGCCGGATGCCCTGCTCGCCAAACGTTTCCCTATCGGAACCGAGGAAATCATCACCTCTGCTCCCCGCACAGCCTTCACCGACTTCTACTCGCAGTACTATGCCCCGAGTCGCATGACTTTCATTTACACCGGTGACTTTGATGTCAAGGATGCGGAAAAGCGGATCATATCGACCTTCGAGAGTATGGAAAACCCCTCCGTTCTCGGCGCCGATCCGGTGCTTGGCACGATCCCCAGTAACCACGGCTTCAAAACCCTGACGCTTGCCGACAAGGAAGTCGCCACCACCGACCTTGGACTCAATGTTTTCAAACCCTTCGAAAAGAAGGCCGACACCAAGGCAAACCGTGGTGAACAACTTCCCCTGGCGCTGGCCAACGCCATTCTTTCCCGCCGCTTCTCCATTCTCTCCAAAAAAGAGGATTCCCCTATCTCCGGTGGTGATGCCTATGCCCAGAACCTCTTTAAATTCATCAAATTGGGAGGTATCTCAGTCAACGCCAAGGACCACAACTGGAAGGCCGCCCTGCCCGTCCTGGAGCAAGAGCTCCGCCGCGCCATCCAGCACGGGTTCACCAGCGCCGAGCTCGAGGAGGTCAAGGCCAACCTCATCAACGCCTACGAGCAGGCCGTCAAGGCCGCCCCAAGTCGCAAAACCAACGACCTCGCATCATCGCTGGCGAAACACGTCCACAACGACGCGGTGTTCTCCACTCCAGAGGACGACCTCGCCATCCTGCGCGATAACATTTCCACGGTGACCGCCGAGACCTGCCACGCGGCCCTCAAGGATTTCTGGGACACCGAGGACATCACCCTCGTCCTTACCACCAATGCGGCAGAGCCTGATACCGACACCCTGCTGGCCAACCTTTACAAAGAAAGCCAGAACGTCGCGGTCAAGGCACCCGAGAAAAAGGAATCTGTCAGCTTTGCCTACACCGACTTTGGGGCTGCCGGACAGATCACCAAAAACGTCCACATCAAGGATCTCGACTTCACCCAGGTGACCTTCCACAACGGTTGTCGCTGCAACATCAAGAAAACCGATTTCGATAAAAACTCCATCTCCCTCTCGACCCGGGTTGGTGCTGGCAAGCTGACCATGCCCAAGGATAAACCCGGGCTCGAGATGTTCGCTTCTTCCATTTTCTCGGCAGGCGGCCTCGGCAAACACAGTGCTGACGATCTCGAACGCATCCTCGCTGGCCGTAACGCCGGTATTCAGTTCCAAGTGGGCGAGGATTCCTTTGATCTGTCCGGCACAACAACACCAGAGGACCTCGAACTCCAGCTCCAACTCCTCTGTGCCTACCTCACCGACCCCGGCCTCCGTCCCGAAGGAGAACGGATGTTCAAGGCCCAGCTGCCCGCCATTTACTCGCAGATGAAGCACACCCCCGCCGGCTCACAGGCAAAAATGAGTGCCCTGCTCCGGGGCAATGATCCACGCTTCATCTTCCCCACCCTTGAGCAAGCCACCGCACTCACCACCGACGATGTGAGGTCATGGGTGGCCCCCGCATTAAAGAATGATTATCTGGAACTCTCCATCGTGGGCGATCTCGATATCGATACCGTCATGCCCATCCTCGCTCGTACGATCGGGGCTCTTCCCAAACGCGCGGACAGCAAACCCGATTATGCCGACCTCCGCACGCTGGCCAATCTTCCTACCCCACCGCTTGAGAAACAATACACCTTTGAGAGTAGAATCCCAACAGGGCTGGCTCTGGTTGTCTGGAAGTCGACAGGTCTCGACGAGGCCTCCATCGGCACCACCCGCCGCATGGGGGTTCTCAGCTCCATCCTCTCTAACCGCATGCGCGAGAAGATCCGCGAGGAACTCGGTGAAGCCTATAGCCCCGGCGCAGGATTCCAGCCCAGCGATACCTACAAGGACCTTGGCTACATGCTCGCCTACAGCCCCGGCAAACCGGATCAAGCCGAACGCGTTGGCAAGATCATCATCGAAATCGGCGACAAGCTGGCCACCGAAGGATGCACCCAGGACGAGCTCAACCGCGCCCTCGCTCCCAAGATCAGCGAACTCTCGAAGACACTGCGTCAGAACTCCTACTGGCTCGGCACCGTGATGCTACAGTCGCAGGAACAACCCTACCGTCTCGACTGGGCACGCCAACGCGACGCCGACTACAAGGCAGTCACCCTCGAGGAAATCAACGCCCTCGCCAAACAATACCTCGGCAAGGACAACACCTTCCGCTTCGAGATCATCCCCGTGGAAAACAAGGGCGAGTAA
- a CDS encoding DUF971 domain-containing protein: MSALTLLQNVVIGDELALAWSDGQENFISLKKLRQSCPCAVCQGEPDAMGRVLKPKVIHTEKSFKALRMHKVGGYALQIAWADGHSSGIYPYDLLRNLQG, encoded by the coding sequence ATGTCAGCTCTCACCCTTCTTCAAAATGTCGTCATCGGCGATGAACTTGCCCTTGCTTGGAGTGATGGCCAGGAAAACTTCATCAGCCTCAAGAAGCTACGCCAGTCGTGCCCCTGCGCCGTCTGCCAGGGTGAGCCCGATGCCATGGGGCGGGTGCTGAAACCCAAGGTCATCCACACCGAGAAAAGCTTCAAGGCCCTGCGTATGCACAAGGTCGGTGGTTATGCCCTGCAAATTGCGTGGGCAGATGGGCATAGTTCCGGTATCTACCCTTACGATTTGTTACGAAACCTGCAAGGTTAG
- a CDS encoding HAMP domain-containing histidine kinase, with amino-acid sequence MTTGNAARYRFSQGGLFRRLILPLVALIVIAGFLFLYNAHQIEKERHRSRLKSIASSNAQLFEKLSLPLTARLCNDLSTTTGSTILLSGPQGRLISPVALGDAQLQLARQALANPGNVLELDGQQAVAFSIANASDKALVALEPIPAWSQFEASSLAPPMVTGLLLALCAAFILSRSTVRPLGKIVTALQDSPSDTELDLPTSLLEQRDEIGILTRELVSSRHQLIEEQQKRQRAERLAMLGQLTTSLAHEIKNPAASIIMHGQALEKHEDNPIGSLIQEEGEQIVSLVDQWLFVAKPQGTLQSPNDLAAIVRHLLKKLQPILDFHAVTVAIDFPGKLILNCDAQRMELVFRNLISNSIHAMPEGGQLTLTLVEDGEDLVFSVRDQGTGFSPQALAHFGEAFYSEREGGMGLGLTLVQEVIRAHGGSLEARNTSSGGALVTGRLPQSGTSAPTSP; translated from the coding sequence ATGACAACCGGAAACGCGGCTCGCTACCGCTTCAGTCAAGGTGGGCTTTTTCGCCGCCTTATTTTACCTTTGGTCGCGCTCATCGTCATCGCCGGTTTTCTTTTCCTCTACAATGCACACCAGATTGAAAAGGAACGGCACCGGAGCCGACTGAAATCCATTGCTTCGTCAAACGCGCAACTCTTCGAAAAACTCTCCCTGCCGCTGACCGCCCGACTTTGTAACGATCTGTCGACGACGACAGGTAGCACCATACTCTTGTCCGGGCCACAGGGCAGGCTCATTTCTCCGGTTGCCCTGGGTGACGCCCAACTGCAACTCGCCAGACAGGCACTGGCAAACCCTGGAAACGTCCTGGAACTGGATGGCCAGCAAGCTGTGGCATTCTCCATTGCCAATGCATCCGACAAGGCGCTCGTCGCACTCGAGCCGATCCCCGCCTGGAGCCAGTTCGAAGCGTCCAGCCTGGCCCCGCCCATGGTCACGGGGCTGCTACTCGCCCTGTGTGCGGCATTCATCCTGTCACGCAGTACGGTGAGACCCTTGGGGAAAATTGTCACGGCACTCCAGGACAGCCCGAGTGATACAGAACTCGACCTGCCAACATCCCTCCTGGAGCAGCGGGATGAAATCGGTATCCTCACACGCGAACTGGTTTCAAGCAGGCATCAGCTGATTGAGGAACAACAAAAACGCCAACGCGCTGAACGCCTTGCCATGCTCGGCCAGCTCACGACCTCCCTGGCCCACGAAATCAAAAACCCGGCCGCCAGCATCATCATGCACGGTCAGGCACTTGAGAAACACGAGGACAATCCCATCGGCTCCCTCATCCAGGAAGAGGGTGAGCAGATCGTCTCCCTGGTCGACCAGTGGCTCTTTGTTGCCAAACCCCAGGGCACACTGCAGTCGCCCAACGATCTCGCCGCCATCGTCAGGCATTTGCTCAAAAAACTCCAACCCATCCTCGACTTTCACGCGGTCACGGTCGCTATCGATTTCCCTGGGAAGCTGATACTCAACTGCGATGCGCAACGGATGGAACTCGTTTTCCGCAATCTCATCTCGAACAGCATCCACGCCATGCCCGAAGGTGGTCAACTCACCCTGACCCTGGTGGAGGATGGCGAGGATCTTGTTTTTTCCGTGCGCGACCAGGGCACGGGTTTCAGCCCCCAGGCGCTTGCCCATTTTGGAGAGGCGTTTTACTCCGAACGAGAGGGTGGAATGGGGCTGGGGCTGACTCTGGTCCAGGAGGTCATCCGGGCGCACGGAGGCAGCCTGGAGGCACGGAACACAAGCAGTGGCGGCGCCTTGGTCACCGGCAGGCTCCCCCAATCAGGAACATCGGCACCCACCTCACCATGA
- a CDS encoding DUF4956 domain-containing protein, with translation MFAFLDTLFDGASASPGPVEIITAVAVSLFLNLCIALLYKNTYRGKRYSQDYVHTLVIIGTVVTVIILIVKGEGGGQIAFGMFAAFSIIRFRRTLDQARDLAFIFISMATGLTVGALPLNDLWLAVIVLMIVGVAVYIMAKRDLFAPRRVSHNLRVRVTNDINYDEAFAPIFAQFTDEVELRSVESAQAGMMTELRYGVTLKDSTKLADFMEKMQVACGNNRVLLTTMRGNELGA, from the coding sequence ATGTTCGCATTCCTAGACACCTTGTTCGATGGAGCATCAGCTTCCCCGGGACCCGTTGAAATCATCACCGCAGTGGCGGTGAGTTTGTTTCTCAACCTCTGCATCGCCCTGCTCTATAAAAACACCTACCGCGGAAAGCGTTATTCCCAGGACTACGTGCACACGCTGGTGATTATCGGAACGGTGGTCACTGTTATTATCCTGATCGTGAAAGGTGAGGGGGGAGGGCAGATCGCTTTTGGGATGTTTGCCGCCTTTTCAATTATTCGTTTCAGAAGAACGCTGGACCAGGCACGTGACCTGGCGTTTATTTTTATCTCCATGGCCACTGGACTCACTGTGGGGGCCCTGCCCCTGAATGATCTATGGCTGGCGGTCATCGTGCTGATGATTGTGGGGGTTGCTGTGTATATCATGGCGAAGCGGGATTTGTTTGCTCCGCGGCGGGTGAGCCATAATTTGCGTGTCAGGGTGACCAATGACATCAACTACGACGAGGCCTTCGCCCCTATTTTCGCCCAGTTCACCGATGAGGTGGAGCTTCGCAGTGTGGAGTCTGCCCAGGCTGGAATGATGACCGAGCTTCGCTATGGCGTGACTCTCAAGGATAGTACCAAGCTGGCTGATTTCATGGAAAAAATGCAGGTCGCCTGTGGTAACAACCGGGTGCTTTTGACCACCATGCGTGGTAATGAGTTAGGTGCTTGA
- a CDS encoding YggS family pyridoxal phosphate-dependent enzyme, producing MGDGIAANLAGVKQRIDEAAVRSGRSGDAVELLVVSKTWPAETVAEVVAAGHSSFGENKVQEAEAKIPLLPDRLHWHLIGHLQRNKVRKALPLFRTIHSIDSLKLARYTSNISGELGKKPDVYLQVDLAGEESKNGYAVDTLRSDLDGLLGLENLSIVGLMCIPPLAATPEDARPWFVKLRQLRDELETRAGRSFPGLSMGMSGDYQVAVEEGSTIVRVGSAVFGSRTYA from the coding sequence ATGGGCGACGGAATTGCGGCGAACCTTGCTGGCGTAAAGCAACGCATCGACGAAGCGGCCGTGCGTTCCGGGAGATCCGGGGATGCCGTGGAATTGCTGGTTGTTTCAAAAACCTGGCCCGCAGAGACCGTCGCCGAGGTGGTGGCCGCTGGACATTCGAGTTTTGGTGAAAACAAGGTACAGGAAGCCGAGGCGAAAATCCCCCTGTTGCCGGACCGACTTCACTGGCATCTCATCGGCCATCTACAGCGCAATAAGGTGCGTAAGGCGCTTCCTCTGTTCCGGACGATCCATAGTATCGACTCGCTCAAACTGGCTCGTTACACCTCTAACATATCAGGAGAGCTGGGCAAGAAACCCGACGTTTATCTGCAGGTGGATTTGGCAGGGGAGGAAAGCAAAAACGGCTACGCCGTTGATACATTGCGCTCCGACCTTGATGGGCTGTTAGGACTCGAAAACCTGTCCATTGTCGGGCTGATGTGTATTCCACCCCTTGCCGCGACTCCAGAGGACGCCCGGCCATGGTTCGTCAAACTCAGGCAACTCCGCGACGAACTCGAGACGCGAGCGGGTCGATCATTTCCCGGCCTCAGCATGGGGATGAGTGGTGACTACCAAGTGGCTGTCGAAGAAGGTTCCACCATCGTCCGCGTCGGCTCGGCGGTTTTTGGCTCCAGAACCTATGCCTGA
- a CDS encoding sigma-54-dependent Fis family transcriptional regulator: MKQKTLLIIEDNRSLSIAISALAERCKLRPTTAPTLARARQAINEQHASTNQPFDFILLDIGLPDGHGLDLLKQKIIPPQTHTAIISAHGDLENAIAARKLGATHFFNKPIDFDSLEAFLTEYSQEPPTAETSGQYPSNRGNAPLSPPLIGASDNMLKVFQRIAQACTNSDPVVIRGEAGTGKSHVAQLIQAHTTPRKSALFIATPQTKPEEITTHLIQNPRSTLLIKNLARLPVASQQQLLITLDNLQGQAPRLLVTVDDDGLYQHSLSNRILPDLYYRLQVLEIHLPPLRNRPGDIPALTSYFLGELDTSRTRELSAELIATLQKYPWPGNLRELRNLVSYLVHTHTESRILQPHHLPPHFFDQQQRQPTDPLTTHLMSWVSQKLDSPEHPPSYKELHGELEGRLLHILMERFDHKQSRLANSLNMNRSTLRKKLGEL; the protein is encoded by the coding sequence ATGAAGCAAAAAACCTTGTTGATCATCGAAGACAACCGCTCGCTGAGTATCGCCATCTCAGCTCTGGCAGAGCGCTGCAAGCTGCGGCCCACCACCGCCCCCACCCTGGCCAGGGCACGCCAGGCAATCAACGAACAACACGCGTCAACCAACCAACCCTTCGATTTCATCCTCCTCGACATCGGGCTCCCCGACGGCCATGGACTCGATTTGCTGAAACAAAAGATCATCCCGCCACAAACACACACAGCCATCATTAGTGCGCATGGGGATCTCGAAAATGCCATCGCTGCGCGTAAACTTGGAGCCACCCATTTTTTCAACAAACCCATCGACTTTGACTCCCTGGAAGCGTTCCTCACCGAATACAGTCAGGAGCCTCCCACCGCGGAGACATCCGGGCAATATCCATCCAACAGAGGGAATGCGCCCCTGAGTCCACCGCTGATTGGCGCCTCGGACAATATGCTCAAAGTCTTCCAACGCATTGCCCAGGCCTGCACGAACTCGGACCCGGTTGTCATCCGTGGCGAGGCCGGCACCGGCAAAAGCCACGTCGCCCAACTGATCCAAGCCCATACCACCCCTCGTAAAAGCGCCCTATTCATCGCCACACCACAGACGAAACCCGAGGAAATCACAACCCACCTGATCCAAAACCCCAGGTCCACCCTGCTGATCAAGAACCTGGCACGTTTGCCTGTCGCCAGCCAACAGCAGCTCCTGATCACGCTCGACAATTTGCAAGGGCAGGCACCACGGCTTCTTGTCACGGTCGACGACGATGGCCTCTATCAACACTCCCTCAGCAACCGCATCCTCCCGGACCTCTACTACCGCCTGCAAGTCCTCGAAATCCACCTGCCTCCGTTGCGAAACCGGCCGGGGGATATCCCCGCCCTGACATCCTACTTCCTCGGGGAGCTCGATACCAGCCGGACACGCGAGCTATCGGCGGAACTCATCGCAACGCTGCAAAAGTACCCCTGGCCGGGGAACCTGCGCGAACTGCGCAACCTGGTAAGCTACCTCGTTCACACCCACACGGAGTCCAGAATACTCCAACCCCACCACCTACCGCCCCATTTCTTCGACCAGCAACAGCGGCAGCCCACAGACCCGTTAACAACCCACCTGATGAGCTGGGTATCCCAGAAACTGGATTCCCCCGAACATCCGCCCAGCTACAAGGAACTGCACGGGGAACTCGAAGGACGTCTCTTACATATTCTCATGGAACGCTTTGACCATAAACAGTCCCGACTCGCTAACAGCCTCAACATGAATCGATCAACACTCAGGAAAAAGCTGGGTGAGCTGTAA